From Lycium ferocissimum isolate CSIRO_LF1 chromosome 12, AGI_CSIRO_Lferr_CH_V1, whole genome shotgun sequence, one genomic window encodes:
- the LOC132039718 gene encoding uncharacterized protein LOC132039718: MTNEEMSDIEMIRKKVVEEWGVMPYFHQPFNLDESPNWRYPSKLIPESGHLQMLQRFLDRCDQFKSFDFSIKPMKAGGVKLCSYSELQQIADFKRFSLETLSGRLFRGTIREGSEERPVVVKTCDLLLPYRDGHFERLPKFCDEIELFMDEKANTHKNLAKLYAFCCDKRLAVVYDENVTCRLSDVFLNDDFGWDLRINVATQLADLLSWLHEKRIAVGSIIASCIMIDEEVNIKVFDFGFVSNHVNEDSKIPVEYFIGREAPEAIKGKRTMKSDVYIFALLLLELVTKKEYEYKIKYLVERGEKKLVDESFKTVDDATAWEITKLISKCMVYDPNERPTMKEVFDALKAMRARGEKRKRAESEAE, encoded by the exons ATGACAAACGAGGAGATGAGTGACATTGAGATGATCAGAAAGAAAGTGGTGGAAGAATGGGGTGTTATGCCATATTTTCATCAACCTTTCAACCTGGACGAGTCTCCTAATTGGCGTTACCCTTCGAAATTAATACCTGAAAGTGGCCATCTTCAAATGCTACAACGCTTTCTGGACAGATGCGACCAAttcaaaag CTTCGACTTCTCAATTAAGCCAATGAAAGCTGGCGGGGTGAAGCTTTGCAGCTACTCTGAGTTGCAACAGATTGCTGATTTCAAGCGTTTTAGCTTGGAGACTTTATCTGGAAGATTGTTCCGTGGCACCATTCGTGAAGGATCTGAAGAACGGCCGGTGGTTGTAAAGACATGTGATCTTCTCCTTCCTTACCGTGATGGACATTTTGAACGTCTACCTAAATTTTGTGATGAGATCGAGTTATTCATGGATGAAAAAGCAAATACACATAAAAATTTGGCGAAATTGTATGCATTCTGTTGTGACAAGAGGCTTGCAGTTGtctatgatgaaaatgttaCCTGTCGCTTGTCTGATGTGTTTCTGAACG ATGACTTTGGGTGGGACTTGCGGATAAACGTGGCAACTCAACTTGCAGATCTCTTGTCATGGTTGCATGAAAAGAGGATTGCAGTTGGCAGTATTATTGCGTCGTGCATTATGATAGATGAG GAAGTGAATATAAAAGTATTTGACTTTGGCTTCGTTTCTAATCATGTGAACGAGGATTCTAAAATTCCGGTTGAATATTTTATCGGCAGGGAAGCTCCAGAGGCTATAAAAG GTAAGCGTACGATGAAATCTGATGTTTACATATTTGCCCTTCTACTGCTGGAGCTGGTAACTAAAAAGGAGTATGAATACAAAATTAAATATCTGGTTGAACGCGGCGAAAAAAAATTGGTTGATGAAAGCTTCAAAACAGTTGATGATGCAACTGCATGGGAGATCACAAAACTGATATCCAAGTGCATGGTTTACGATCCAAATGAAAGGCCAACAATGAAGGAGGTTTTTGATGCTTTGAAAGCAATGAGAGCGAGGGGGGAGAAACGTAAAAGAGCTGAAAGTGAGGCAGAATAG